Proteins from a genomic interval of Lysobacter arenosi:
- a CDS encoding DUF3300 domain-containing protein, protein MRISARHLPVALLLFVAAAGATPQAAAPGAESAASTPSSDAFSPEELDQMMAPMALYPDSLLAQVLMASTYPGDVADAVKWAKAHPDAKGDEAVRQVASQSWDPSVQSLVAFPQVLDLLGKDPAWVQRMGDAFLAQPDAVMDSVQRLRRQAQSAGNLTSNEQLKVSTEPAAGATTTVAPAESTIIIESADPQVVYVPAYNPTTVYGPWPYPAYPPYYYPPSPYYYPGGALWAGLAFGTGVAITASLWGDINWGHGDIDINVDRYNNINSNRQINRGDNTWRHNAANRDGVPYRDRASREQFGRQKDGAGQRDNFRGHDPARSADRERARQSMSQRGFDTPAASNREARDRAGQASRQMDRQQAGGRDVASARQGAQGNSQRNAQARDGTRQQYQGNRGGQNNAFAGAGNPGQARASSNRGHGSYSASQRPASARGGGRQMQRPSRPPRSGGGARRR, encoded by the coding sequence ATGCGCATTTCCGCACGTCACCTTCCTGTCGCCTTGCTGCTGTTCGTGGCCGCCGCCGGGGCCACGCCGCAAGCCGCTGCGCCAGGTGCGGAGTCGGCAGCCTCCACGCCTTCCTCCGATGCGTTCAGCCCCGAAGAACTCGACCAGATGATGGCGCCGATGGCGCTGTATCCGGATTCGCTGCTCGCGCAGGTGCTGATGGCGTCCACCTATCCCGGCGACGTCGCCGATGCGGTCAAGTGGGCCAAGGCGCATCCCGACGCCAAGGGCGATGAGGCAGTGCGCCAGGTCGCCAGCCAGTCCTGGGACCCGAGCGTGCAGTCGCTGGTGGCGTTCCCGCAGGTGCTGGACCTGCTGGGCAAGGATCCGGCCTGGGTGCAGCGGATGGGCGATGCCTTCCTGGCCCAGCCCGACGCGGTGATGGACTCGGTACAGCGCCTGCGGCGACAAGCGCAGTCCGCCGGCAACCTGACGTCGAACGAACAACTCAAGGTCAGTACCGAGCCGGCCGCAGGCGCGACCACGACGGTGGCTCCGGCCGAATCGACGATCATCATCGAATCGGCCGACCCGCAGGTCGTGTACGTGCCTGCGTACAACCCGACCACGGTGTACGGCCCCTGGCCCTACCCTGCCTACCCGCCGTACTACTACCCGCCTTCGCCGTACTACTACCCGGGCGGCGCCCTGTGGGCAGGCCTCGCCTTCGGCACCGGCGTGGCCATCACTGCCTCGCTCTGGGGTGACATCAACTGGGGCCATGGCGACATCGACATCAATGTCGACCGCTACAACAACATCAATTCCAACCGCCAGATCAATCGCGGCGACAACACCTGGCGCCACAACGCCGCCAACCGCGACGGCGTGCCTTACCGCGACCGCGCCAGCCGCGAGCAGTTCGGCCGGCAGAAGGATGGCGCCGGGCAGCGCGACAACTTCCGCGGCCACGATCCGGCACGCTCCGCCGACCGCGAACGTGCGCGCCAGTCGATGTCGCAGCGCGGCTTCGACACGCCGGCGGCGAGCAACCGCGAGGCACGCGATCGCGCGGGACAGGCCTCGCGACAGATGGACCGGCAGCAGGCAGGCGGGCGTGACGTTGCATCGGCACGCCAGGGCGCGCAGGGCAATTCGCAGCGTAATGCGCAGGCACGCGATGGCACGCGCCAGCAATACCAGGGCAACCGCGGTGGGCAGAACAACGCATTCGCGGGCGCCGGCAATCCCGGCCAGGCACGCGCGTCGTCCAATCGTGGCCACGGCAGTTATTCCGCATCGCAACGACCGGCCAGTGCACGTGGCGGTGGCCGGCAGATGCAGCGTCCGTCGCGCCCGCCGCGCTCGGGCGGCGGCGCCCGGCGTCGTTGA
- a CDS encoding DUF2950 domain-containing protein produces MITAVRMFAMTCLALIAPLAAAQEAFPTQEAAAEALVAALGTTQADDARLGEILGPDWKTFVPTGSVDRSDVDAFLARYGEKHSFQRSSAGGAVLAVGKDTWTLPVPLEKTPTGWAFNVKAGEPEIRARRIGRNELDAVQAVLAYHDAQMDYASVDRDGDGALAYAQKFLSSDGLHDGLYWPEEDGVDDSPLGPLFGDDTPDGEWHGYKYRILTAQGPSAPGGEYDYLLGKAMSRGFALIAWPAKYADTGVMSFMISHEGEVFEKDMGPESEQLAEAMTRFDPDSSWKEVPTDEPSGAPRSKNR; encoded by the coding sequence ATGATCACCGCCGTCCGCATGTTCGCGATGACCTGCCTCGCCCTGATCGCTCCGCTGGCCGCTGCGCAGGAGGCGTTCCCGACACAGGAGGCCGCCGCGGAGGCGCTGGTCGCCGCACTGGGCACCACCCAGGCCGACGACGCCCGCCTTGGCGAAATCCTCGGCCCCGACTGGAAGACCTTCGTCCCCACCGGCAGCGTCGATCGCAGCGACGTCGATGCCTTCCTCGCCCGCTATGGCGAGAAGCATTCATTCCAGAGGTCATCTGCCGGCGGCGCCGTCCTTGCCGTCGGCAAGGACACCTGGACGCTGCCGGTGCCGCTGGAGAAGACACCGACGGGCTGGGCGTTCAACGTCAAGGCCGGCGAGCCGGAGATCCGCGCGCGCAGGATCGGTCGCAACGAACTCGACGCGGTCCAGGCGGTGCTCGCCTATCACGACGCGCAGATGGACTATGCCTCGGTCGACCGCGATGGCGACGGCGCGCTCGCCTACGCACAGAAGTTCCTCAGCAGCGACGGCCTGCACGACGGCCTGTACTGGCCGGAAGAGGACGGCGTCGACGACAGTCCGCTCGGGCCGCTGTTCGGCGACGACACGCCCGACGGCGAATGGCACGGCTACAAGTACCGGATCCTGACCGCGCAGGGCCCTTCCGCGCCTGGTGGCGAATACGACTATCTGCTGGGCAAGGCAATGAGCCGCGGTTTCGCCCTGATCGCATGGCCGGCGAAGTACGCCGACACCGGCGTGATGAGCTTCATGATCAGCCACGAGGGCGAAGTGTTCGAGAAGGACATGGGTCCCGAGAGCGAGCAGCTGGCCGAGGCGATGACACGCTTCGATCCCGACAGCAGCTGGAAGGAAGTGCCGACCGATGAACCGTCGGGTGCGCCGCGGTCGAAAAACCGGTGA
- a CDS encoding FAD-binding oxidoreductase, with protein MSTLPTSVVGLDAEMSALLGDGWRTDASERLAYAYDNSRRQSLPDAVALPTTREQVVALVRACRAHGVPVVARGRGTNTTGAAVPVAAGVVVSFERMNRIVDIRPGDRCAVVEPGVLNGDLQAALKAHGLFWPPDPTSAGYSTVGGNLACNAGGPRAVKYGASRDNVLALTAVTGTGELIHCGTATTKGATGYDLQRLLVGSEGTLALIVEASLRLTPAPKARRALRAIYRDVSSAAQAVARLMAQPVTPSMLEFMDADAVRLARDVGGADLPHEAGALLMVEADGDAQTLPHDIEALMRAAEGDGLIAIDDAADEAAREKLWAARKALSPSLRTLAPGKINEDVVVPVSRIPQLVDGVQALSREFALPIVCFGHAGNGNLHVNLLYDPADASQNERAHAAMGRVFALTLSLGGTLSGEHGIGLAKREFMPQAIDAPTLTMMRAVKAAFDPDGILNPGKLLPDE; from the coding sequence ATGAGCACCCTTCCAACGAGCGTTGTCGGCCTCGATGCCGAAATGTCTGCGCTGCTCGGCGACGGCTGGCGCACCGATGCCAGCGAACGCCTTGCCTACGCCTACGACAATTCGCGGCGGCAATCCTTGCCGGATGCGGTCGCGCTACCGACGACGCGCGAGCAGGTCGTTGCGCTGGTACGCGCCTGCCGTGCCCACGGCGTGCCGGTGGTCGCGCGCGGACGCGGCACCAACACCACCGGCGCTGCAGTGCCGGTCGCAGCGGGCGTCGTGGTTTCGTTCGAGCGCATGAACCGCATTGTCGACATCCGTCCCGGCGATCGTTGCGCGGTGGTGGAACCCGGCGTGCTCAACGGCGATCTGCAGGCGGCGTTGAAGGCACATGGCCTGTTCTGGCCACCCGATCCCACCAGTGCCGGCTACAGCACCGTCGGCGGCAACCTCGCCTGCAATGCCGGCGGTCCGCGCGCGGTGAAGTACGGGGCCAGCCGCGACAACGTGCTGGCACTCACCGCGGTGACGGGTACGGGCGAGCTGATCCACTGCGGCACGGCCACCACCAAGGGCGCGACCGGATACGACCTGCAACGCCTGCTGGTCGGCAGTGAAGGAACACTGGCGCTGATCGTCGAGGCCAGCCTGCGCCTGACGCCGGCACCGAAGGCGCGACGGGCATTGCGTGCGATCTACCGCGACGTATCGAGCGCGGCGCAGGCTGTTGCGCGACTGATGGCGCAACCGGTGACGCCTTCGATGCTCGAGTTCATGGATGCCGATGCGGTGCGGCTGGCGCGCGATGTCGGTGGCGCCGACCTGCCGCACGAGGCCGGCGCGCTGTTGATGGTCGAGGCCGATGGCGATGCGCAGACATTGCCGCACGACATCGAAGCCCTGATGCGCGCCGCCGAAGGCGACGGGCTGATCGCGATCGACGATGCCGCCGACGAGGCTGCGCGCGAGAAGCTGTGGGCCGCGCGCAAGGCGCTATCGCCGTCGCTGCGCACGCTGGCGCCGGGCAAGATCAATGAGGACGTCGTCGTGCCGGTGTCACGCATCCCGCAACTGGTCGATGGCGTGCAGGCGCTGTCGCGCGAGTTTGCATTGCCGATCGTCTGCTTCGGCCATGCCGGCAACGGCAACCTGCACGTCAACCTGCTCTACGATCCCGCCGACGCGTCGCAGAACGAACGCGCGCACGCGGCGATGGGTCGCGTGTTCGCGCTCACGCTTTCGCTGGGCGGCACCTTGTCGGGTGAGCACGGCATCGGCCTGGCCAAGCGCGAGTTCATGCCGCAGGCGATCGATGCGCCGACGCTGACGATGATGCGGGCGGTGAAGGCGGCGTTCGATCCGGACGGGATACTGAATCCGGGGAAGTTGTTGCCGGACGAGTGA
- the thiL gene encoding thiamine-phosphate kinase produces the protein MAEFDLIARIQSRVADRVTRRDDVIVGIGDDAAVLQVPAGMQLVVATDTLNAGVHFPPESAPADIGWKALAVNLSDLAAMGAEPAWCTLSLSLPDNDEAWLDAFLDGFLGLASQHRIALVGGDTTRGPLSISVTVHGFVAPGSALRRDAARVGDDVWVSGTLGDAAAALEQWRAGETGDARLRTRLDRPVPRVALGRALVGMAHACIDLSDGLLADLGHVCRGSGTGSDLDLDSLPASDALMAFANGDARRSLQVAGGDDYELCFTAPSNRLEDVQRLADSVGVQLSWVGRITAKQGVRAFDADALEWQPPRKGYEHFG, from the coding sequence ATGGCCGAGTTCGACCTGATTGCCCGCATCCAGTCGCGCGTCGCGGATCGTGTCACGCGCCGCGACGACGTGATCGTCGGCATTGGCGACGATGCCGCCGTGCTGCAGGTGCCGGCCGGCATGCAGCTGGTCGTTGCCACCGACACGCTCAACGCTGGCGTGCACTTCCCGCCTGAATCCGCGCCGGCCGACATCGGCTGGAAGGCGCTCGCTGTCAATCTCTCCGATCTGGCGGCAATGGGCGCCGAGCCGGCCTGGTGCACGCTGTCGCTGTCGCTGCCGGACAACGATGAAGCCTGGCTCGACGCTTTCCTCGACGGTTTCCTCGGCCTGGCCTCGCAGCACCGCATCGCACTCGTCGGAGGCGATACCACGCGCGGCCCGCTCTCGATCAGCGTGACCGTGCACGGCTTTGTCGCGCCGGGAAGCGCACTGCGCCGTGACGCCGCGCGCGTCGGCGACGACGTCTGGGTCAGCGGCACGCTCGGCGATGCCGCCGCGGCACTGGAGCAATGGCGCGCAGGCGAAACTGGCGATGCACGACTGCGCACGCGGCTCGACCGCCCGGTACCGCGCGTCGCGCTGGGCCGGGCACTGGTCGGCATGGCGCATGCCTGCATCGATCTGTCCGACGGACTGCTTGCCGATCTGGGCCATGTCTGCCGCGGCAGTGGCACCGGTTCCGACCTCGACCTGGATTCGCTGCCCGCCTCCGACGCACTGATGGCATTCGCCAACGGTGACGCACGCAGGTCGCTGCAGGTGGCCGGTGGCGACGACTACGAGCTGTGCTTCACCGCGCCGTCCAACCGCCTCGAAGACGTCCAGCGCCTGGCCGACAGCGTCGGCGTGCAGCTCAGCTGGGTCGGCCGCATCACCGCCAAGCAAGGCGTGCGCGCCTTCGACGCGGACGCACTGGAATGGCAGCCGCCGCGTAAGGGCTACGAGCACTTCGGCTGA
- the nusB gene encoding transcription antitermination factor NusB has translation MNRRRNDGIDPVARSRARRRALQAVYAWQMSGATAPDVISQFAHEQAHEVADLEYFEDLVRGVDQHCNDLDEALQPFLDREIDQVDAIERAALRIAAYELRLRPDVPYRVVINEAIESVKRFGAEHGHTYVNGVLDHAAAAWRATEVQAPRGK, from the coding sequence ATGAACCGCCGTCGCAACGATGGAATCGACCCCGTAGCCCGCTCGCGTGCGCGTCGCCGCGCGCTGCAGGCCGTGTATGCCTGGCAGATGTCGGGCGCCACCGCGCCGGACGTGATCTCGCAGTTCGCCCACGAGCAGGCGCACGAAGTCGCCGACCTGGAGTACTTCGAGGACCTGGTGCGCGGCGTCGACCAGCACTGCAACGACCTCGACGAAGCGCTGCAGCCGTTCCTCGACCGCGAGATCGACCAGGTCGACGCGATCGAGCGCGCCGCCCTGCGCATCGCCGCCTACGAGCTGCGCCTGCGTCCGGACGTGCCGTACCGCGTGGTCATCAACGAGGCCATCGAGTCGGTCAAGCGCTTCGGCGCCGAACACGGCCATACCTACGTCAACGGCGTGCTCGACCATGCCGCCGCGGCATGGCGCGCGACCGAAGTGCAGGCGCCGCGCGGCAAGTGA
- the ribH gene encoding 6,7-dimethyl-8-ribityllumazine synthase, translating into MPHYEGDLRSPEGARFAIIASRWNPRITDTLVAGARKTFTDNGVAETAVDVIRVPGAWEIPLVAARLGAAGQHAAVVALGCVVRGDTRHYEQVADGCSDGLMRVSLDYGLPVANGVLAVERHEDAEARAGGSHGNKGEEAALAALEMSHLLGQLP; encoded by the coding sequence ATGCCCCATTACGAAGGCGACCTGCGCAGCCCCGAGGGCGCGCGCTTCGCGATCATCGCCAGTCGCTGGAACCCGCGCATCACCGATACGCTGGTGGCCGGCGCGCGCAAGACGTTCACCGACAACGGCGTGGCCGAAACGGCGGTCGACGTGATCCGCGTCCCCGGCGCATGGGAGATCCCGCTCGTCGCCGCGCGCCTTGGCGCCGCCGGCCAGCATGCCGCCGTGGTCGCGCTGGGTTGCGTCGTGCGCGGCGACACCCGTCATTACGAACAGGTCGCCGACGGATGCTCCGATGGCCTGATGCGTGTATCGCTGGACTACGGCCTGCCCGTGGCCAACGGCGTGCTCGCGGTCGAGCGCCACGAAGATGCCGAGGCCCGCGCAGGCGGCAGCCACGGCAACAAGGGCGAAGAGGCGGCACTGGCCGCGTTGGAAATGAGTCACCTGCTGGGACAACTGCCATGA
- the ribB gene encoding 3,4-dihydroxy-2-butanone-4-phosphate synthase has translation MPFSPIPELLEEIRNGRMVVIVDDEDRENEGDLIMAAELVRPQDINFMVTHARGLVCLSLTRERCRQLGLPPMVRDNTSPHHTNFTVSIEAAEGVTTGISAYDRAHTIRTAVRPDAAPSDLSQPGHIFPLQAQPGGVLNRAGHTEAAADLALLAGMEPAGVLVEILNPDGGMARRPQLEEFAAEHGLKIGSIEELIRYRLETEHTVERIDEREIETEHGPFQLFTYRDRLSHGLHFAMRRGEPDPAEPTLVRVHMLSPLADALHWRRPDFGPAVGDVLKAIANQGSGALVLLADGADAEAMLARVRAPLHADADATPVAATPGHALAEWRRNGAGGQILADLGLGKLRVLGTPRRQVGLAGFGLEVVEYVELPH, from the coding sequence ATGCCTTTCAGCCCCATCCCCGAACTGCTCGAAGAGATCCGCAACGGCCGCATGGTCGTCATCGTCGATGACGAAGACCGCGAGAACGAAGGCGACCTGATCATGGCCGCCGAACTGGTGCGCCCGCAGGACATCAACTTCATGGTCACGCACGCACGCGGCCTGGTCTGCCTGTCGCTCACGCGCGAACGCTGCCGCCAGCTCGGCCTGCCGCCGATGGTCCGCGACAACACCTCGCCCCACCACACCAACTTCACCGTCAGCATCGAGGCGGCCGAAGGCGTCACCACCGGCATCTCCGCCTACGACCGCGCCCATACCATCCGCACCGCGGTTCGGCCGGACGCGGCGCCGAGCGATCTTTCGCAGCCCGGCCACATCTTCCCGCTGCAGGCCCAGCCCGGCGGCGTGCTCAACCGCGCCGGCCACACCGAGGCGGCTGCCGACCTGGCGCTGCTGGCCGGCATGGAGCCGGCTGGCGTGCTCGTCGAAATCCTCAACCCCGACGGCGGCATGGCCCGTCGCCCGCAGCTGGAAGAATTCGCCGCCGAGCACGGCCTGAAGATCGGCTCGATCGAGGAACTGATCCGCTACCGTCTCGAGACCGAGCACACGGTCGAGCGCATCGACGAGCGCGAGATCGAGACCGAGCACGGCCCGTTCCAGTTGTTCACCTACCGCGACCGCCTCAGCCACGGCCTGCATTTCGCGATGCGCCGCGGCGAACCCGATCCGGCAGAGCCGACGCTGGTGCGCGTGCACATGCTCAGCCCGCTGGCAGATGCTTTGCACTGGCGTCGCCCGGATTTCGGCCCGGCGGTCGGCGACGTGCTCAAGGCGATCGCCAACCAGGGCAGCGGCGCGCTGGTGCTGCTGGCAGACGGTGCCGACGCCGAGGCGATGCTGGCGCGCGTGCGCGCGCCCTTGCATGCCGACGCTGACGCCACGCCGGTCGCGGCGACCCCGGGCCACGCCCTCGCCGAATGGCGTCGCAATGGCGCCGGCGGCCAGATCCTGGCCGATCTGGGCCTGGGCAAGCTGCGCGTGCTCGGCACCCCGCGCCGGCAGGTCGGCTTGGCCGGCTTCGGCCTGGAAGTGGTCGAGTACGTCGAGCTGCCGCACTGA
- a CDS encoding riboflavin synthase, translated as MFTGIIEGVGRLAHTESRGGDVRLTVDVGTLAFDSVKLGESIAVNGVCLTVVEFDASSFAADASNETLSLTTLGALETGAVLNLERAMRPTDRLGGHLVSGHVDGLGSVASVTEDARAQRWRFNAPAPLLRYIAKKGSICVDGVSLTVNEVDAEGFEVALIPHTVANTAFAQTGVGDAVNLEIDLVARYVERLLAK; from the coding sequence ATGTTCACCGGCATCATCGAAGGCGTCGGCCGCCTCGCACATACCGAGAGCCGCGGCGGCGACGTTCGCCTCACCGTCGACGTCGGCACGCTGGCGTTCGATTCGGTCAAGCTCGGTGAAAGCATCGCCGTCAACGGCGTGTGCCTGACCGTGGTCGAGTTCGACGCGAGCTCGTTCGCCGCCGACGCCTCCAACGAAACCCTGTCGCTGACCACGCTCGGCGCGCTCGAGACGGGCGCGGTGCTGAACCTGGAGCGGGCGATGCGCCCGACCGATCGCCTCGGCGGTCACCTGGTCAGTGGCCACGTCGACGGGCTGGGCAGCGTCGCCTCCGTCACCGAGGATGCGCGTGCGCAGCGCTGGCGCTTCAACGCACCGGCGCCGCTGCTGCGCTACATCGCCAAGAAGGGATCGATCTGCGTCGACGGCGTCAGCCTGACCGTCAACGAAGTCGATGCCGAAGGCTTCGAAGTCGCCCTTATCCCGCACACCGTCGCCAACACCGCGTTCGCACAAACCGGCGTCGGTGATGCCGTCAATCTCGAGATCGACTTGGTCGCGCGCTACGTCGAGCGCCTGCTGGCGAAATAA
- a CDS encoding class I SAM-dependent methyltransferase — protein sequence MTTDPASTQSTFKDHFSGVADAYAQARPEYPDALFDAIAAVVPASANVWEPGCGSGQATRGLAARFAHVHATEPSARQLAQHWAQGGHGNVSLAVEPGERTTLDDGRVQLVAVAQALHWFDRESFFRECERVLTSGGVLAAWGYGDFIAPEGMIEAVEAFRARIEPYWPPERAQIDARYAGYDWPFPALPAADLWLEAEWGLGQFLRYLSSMSAVARCAADTGEDPVASHGPALAAAWGAEGDTRLIQWPLFLHLRRKP from the coding sequence ATGACCACGGACCCGGCATCGACGCAATCCACCTTCAAGGACCACTTCTCCGGCGTCGCCGACGCCTATGCGCAAGCGCGCCCGGAATACCCCGATGCGTTGTTCGACGCGATCGCCGCGGTGGTTCCCGCCAGCGCCAACGTCTGGGAGCCGGGCTGCGGCAGCGGCCAGGCCACGCGCGGTCTGGCGGCCCGCTTCGCCCACGTGCATGCCACCGAACCCAGCGCCAGGCAGCTGGCCCAGCACTGGGCGCAGGGCGGGCATGGCAATGTCAGCCTCGCGGTCGAGCCCGGCGAACGCACCACGCTCGACGACGGCAGAGTGCAGCTGGTCGCGGTCGCGCAGGCGCTGCACTGGTTCGATCGCGAGTCCTTTTTCCGCGAATGCGAACGCGTGCTCACGTCTGGTGGCGTGCTCGCGGCCTGGGGCTACGGCGACTTCATCGCGCCGGAAGGGATGATCGAGGCCGTGGAAGCCTTCCGCGCCCGCATCGAACCCTACTGGCCGCCGGAACGCGCGCAGATCGATGCCCGTTACGCCGGTTACGACTGGCCGTTCCCGGCGCTGCCGGCGGCGGACCTGTGGCTCGAGGCCGAATGGGGCCTGGGCCAGTTCCTGCGCTACCTGTCGAGCATGTCGGCGGTGGCCCGCTGCGCCGCCGACACCGGCGAGGATCCGGTCGCCAGCCACGGCCCGGCGCTGGCCGCGGCCTGGGGCGCTGAGGGCGACACCCGCCTGATCCAGTGGCCGCTGTTCCTGCACCTGCGCCGCAAGCCCTGA
- the ribD gene encoding bifunctional diaminohydroxyphosphoribosylaminopyrimidine deaminase/5-amino-6-(5-phosphoribosylamino)uracil reductase RibD, giving the protein MAFTATDHAMMAQALRLAERGAYTTRPNPMVGCVIAHGDEIVGEGWHQRAGEPHAEVFALRAAGDRARGATAYVTLEPCAHTGRTGPCADALIAAGVARVVAAMRDPFPQVDGAGFERLKAAGIAVESGLMETQARARNRGFLSRVERGRPWLRVKLATSLDGRSALASGESKWISGDASRLDVQHWRARAGAIVTGAGTVLADDPSLTVRLEDDTPFVAPLRVVLDPGLATVARGRVREGDAPTLYIHAPDAKPPRGIQAQLAAVTVREGRFDLEAVLRLLAERGVNEIQLEAGATLAGAFLAAGLVDEVLLYVAPVLLGERARPMFDGLAIDTMSQKLNMAIVESRYIGQDVRLLMRPQDVPAKTAAAAGG; this is encoded by the coding sequence ATGGCATTCACCGCGACCGACCACGCGATGATGGCCCAGGCCCTGCGCCTGGCCGAACGCGGCGCCTACACCACCCGGCCCAACCCGATGGTGGGTTGCGTGATCGCGCATGGCGACGAAATTGTCGGCGAAGGCTGGCACCAGCGCGCCGGCGAGCCGCACGCCGAAGTATTCGCCTTGCGTGCGGCCGGCGATCGCGCCCGTGGTGCGACCGCCTATGTAACGCTGGAACCGTGCGCGCACACCGGCCGCACCGGTCCGTGTGCCGATGCGTTGATTGCCGCAGGCGTCGCGCGCGTCGTGGCGGCGATGCGCGATCCGTTCCCGCAGGTTGACGGTGCCGGTTTCGAGCGACTGAAGGCCGCCGGGATAGCGGTTGAATCGGGCTTGATGGAAACCCAGGCGCGCGCGCGCAACCGCGGCTTCCTGTCGCGGGTGGAACGCGGGCGTCCCTGGCTGCGGGTGAAGCTGGCGACCAGCCTCGACGGGCGCAGTGCGCTGGCCAGTGGCGAGTCGAAGTGGATCAGCGGCGACGCCTCGCGCCTGGACGTGCAGCACTGGCGCGCCCGCGCCGGCGCGATCGTGACCGGCGCCGGCACCGTGCTCGCCGACGACCCGTCGCTGACCGTGCGGCTGGAAGACGACACGCCGTTCGTGGCACCGCTGCGCGTGGTGCTCGACCCGGGCCTGGCCACGGTCGCACGCGGTCGCGTCCGCGAAGGCGATGCGCCGACGCTCTACATCCACGCGCCCGATGCCAAACCGCCGCGCGGCATCCAGGCCCAGTTGGCGGCCGTGACCGTGCGCGAAGGCCGCTTCGACCTCGAAGCAGTGCTGCGCCTGCTTGCAGAGCGCGGCGTCAACGAGATCCAGCTCGAAGCCGGTGCCACGCTCGCAGGCGCCTTCCTCGCTGCGGGACTGGTCGACGAAGTGCTGCTGTACGTTGCGCCGGTGTTGCTGGGCGAGCGCGCGCGACCGATGTTCGACGGCCTCGCGATCGACACGATGTCACAGAAGCTCAACATGGCCATTGTCGAGTCGCGATACATTGGCCAGGACGTGCGGTTGCTGATGCGGCCGCAAGATGTGCCCGCAAAGACGGCGGCCGCAGCAGGCGGCTAG
- the nrdR gene encoding transcriptional regulator NrdR, translating to MHCPFCQHNDTRVIDSRVSDDGATIRRRRVCEACGERFSTLETIELKLPLVIKSDGRREAFDARKLRASFDRALQKRPVAEEQIEAAVRAVVHQLRMTAERELQSRRVGEFVMAEMRKLDHVAYVRFASVYRAFEDVADFREELDRLESDSSAEGQLPLLEGEPEPAPRGRKR from the coding sequence ATGCATTGCCCCTTCTGCCAACACAACGACACCCGCGTGATCGACTCGCGCGTGTCCGACGATGGCGCCACGATTCGTCGCCGCCGGGTCTGCGAAGCCTGCGGCGAGCGCTTTTCCACGCTGGAAACCATCGAGCTGAAGCTGCCGCTGGTGATCAAGAGCGACGGCCGCCGCGAGGCGTTCGACGCACGCAAGCTGCGCGCCAGTTTCGACCGCGCGCTGCAGAAGCGCCCGGTGGCGGAAGAGCAGATCGAAGCGGCGGTGCGCGCGGTGGTGCACCAGCTGCGCATGACCGCCGAGCGCGAGTTGCAGTCGCGCCGGGTCGGCGAGTTCGTCATGGCCGAGATGCGCAAGCTCGACCACGTCGCCTACGTGCGATTCGCCTCGGTCTACCGTGCATTCGAGGACGTGGCCGATTTCCGCGAGGAACTCGACCGTCTAGAAAGCGACAGCTCCGCCGAAGGCCAGTTGCCATTGCTGGAAGGCGAACCCGAGCCCGCGCCACGCGGCAGGAAACGCTGA